One genomic window of Camelina sativa cultivar DH55 chromosome 5, Cs, whole genome shotgun sequence includes the following:
- the LOC104788374 gene encoding uncharacterized protein LOC104788374 has translation MELDTTNISSGDGVVDSVGLDFSESMDDLLEDGEYQEEAPTDNADHEIDIGSVPISGEGAINTQGENKKQRDVAKHTNKTRDGSTSGGGSRILKKGIVVLPKSKFLSWNCHCIGTDLR, from the exons ATGGAGCTGGACACGACGAATATCTCATCTGGGGATGGTGTAGTGGATTctgttggtttagatttttcagAGAGTATGGATGACTTACTTGAGGATGGTGAATACCAAGAGGAGGCTCCCACAGATAACGCTGATCATGAAATTGATATTGGGTCGGTTCCTATTTCTGGCGAGGGAGCTATTAACACGCAAG GTGAGAATAAAAAACAGAGGGATGTGGCTAAGCACACTAACAAAACAAGAGATGGCTCCACTTCTGGAGGAGGGAGTCGTATTTTAAAAAAGGGGATTGTGGTGCTCCCGAAATCAAAGTTTTTAAGTTGGAATTGTCATTGCATTGGGACAGACCTGAGATAG
- the LOC104788375 gene encoding uncharacterized protein LOC104788375, with product MKKTYKFQSLFPSLIFLIILLSISRATAATGSASVCRHPPSRNSCKTCMAEQMNYVCPKCVPVLRCMARCLWGGVNQRKCTTTCGCDITAKPSLFECKRCVSRCKCSCAA from the coding sequence ATGAAGAAGACCTACAAGTTTCAAAGCCTCTTCCCTTCTCTCATCTTCCTCATAATCCTGCTCTCGATTTCGAGAGCCACCGCCGCCACCGGCTCCGCTAGTGTCTGCCGGCATCCACCGTCACGAAACAGCTGCAAGACATGCATGGCGGAGCAAATGAATTATGTTTGTCCCAAGTGCGTGCCGGTGCTCCGATGCATGGCTCGTTGCCTTTGGGGAGGTGTGAATCAAAGGAAATGCACAACCACGTGTGGTTGCGACATCACGGCCAAGCCGTCGCTGTTCGAGTGTAAACGCTGCGTTTCCAGGTGTAAGTGTAGTTGTGCGGCTTAA
- the LOC104789811 gene encoding uncharacterized protein LOC104789811, which produces MDVASRVQRLLRSSWDERLNTLEALKSLQKTLKRWNRKVFGDIQKRKEGLMREIKLVQDSLDHTQSDDLLNKEEGLLKEFEAVLEQEETLWFQKSREKWIVDGDRNTTFFHTSTIIRRRRNKIEMLKDDTGCWILDAGELEKLALAYYQRLYSLEDLDAVVPALPMERFIPLSYDEKIRLNKPFTKEEVESAVRSMGSFKAPGPYGFQPEANDAIVVLIPNVGKPEKISQFCPISLCNVLFNTITKVMVARLKEVMMKLIGLEQTSFMSGHLITDNTVVCVTDPSMCLLWNGERTESFKPLRGLRQGDPLSPYLFMLCLERLCHLIDTSIREKKWKPIKLLVYGPRLSHICFADDLILFAETFLAQIKAYKGSSGEILCRLGSEERVSSKLSGWKGRSLSFDGRITLTKTVLSSIPVHTMSIIKLPQATLAKLDSMCKSFLWGSTADKKKQHLLAWDRVCLPKVGDGLGLNHAKEMNVALLAKIGWRLLHDNTSLWARVVRSKYKVGNIHDRSGMVAKGNWSSTWRSIGLGLREPLAEVSIRALSVEQQSLSVRDYWSDERGWDYTNLSPFLPEEVQLSLPLMVVDTVTGARDRLAWGDTTDVSEVGVWYTTFAIAVWWGWKWRCGNVFGDNRLCRDRIRFLKDLWKEVSAANMRRMAQRNVVERVERRISWVAPTVGWFKINTDGASHGNIGPATTGGVLRNFAGEWCGGFSLNIG; this is translated from the exons ATGGATGTAGCATCCAGGGTTCAAAGACTCTTACGAAGTTCGTGGGATGAGAGACTGAACACTTTGGAAGCTCTTAAAAGCTTGCAAAAGACGCTCAAGCGGTGGAACAGGAAAGTTTTTGGAGATATTCAGAAGCGTAAGGAGGGATTAATGCGGGAGATAAAACTGGTTCAAGATTCCCTGGATCATACACAATCTGATGATCTTCTCAATAAGGAGGAGGGCCTACTTAAGGAGTTTGAGGCTGTCTTGGAGCAGGAGGAGACGCTATGGTTTCAGAAGTCAAGAGAGAAGTGGATTGTGGATGGGGACAGAAACACTACGTTCTTCCACACCTCTACCATTATACgtaggagaagaaacaaaattgagatGCTGAAGGATGATACCGGTTGTTGGATTTTGGATGCGGGGGAACTTGAGAAGTTGGCTCTTGCGTACTATCAACGGCTTTATTCTTTAGAGGACTTAGATGCAGTGGTCCCAGCTTTACCAATGGAGAGATTCATTCCCTTGTCTTATGATGAGAAGATCAGGTTAAACAAACCGTTTACGAAAGAAGAGGTGGAGAGTGCTGTCCGAAGCATGGGAAGTTTTAAAGCCCCAGGCCCATATGGCTTTCAACCG GAAGCTAATGACGCTATTGTAGTACTCATCCCAAATGTGGGGAAGCCGGAGAAGATCTCACAGTTTTGCCCTATCAGTCTTTGTAATGTTCTATTCAACACCATTACAAAGGTGATGGTGGCGAGGCTGAAGGAGGTGATGATGAAGCTTATAGGCCTTGAGCAGACTAGTTTTATGTCGGGGCACCTTATCACGGATAATACTGTGGTG TGTGTGACTGATCCTTCCATGTGCTTGCTGTGGAATGGGGAAAGGACGGAGTCATTTAAGCCACTTCGTGGGCTACGTCAAGGGGACCCCCTGTCACCATATCTTTTTATGCTATGTTTGGAACGCCTTTGCCACTTGATTGATACGTCTATTCGGGAGAAGAAATGGAAGCCAATTAAGCTATTAGTTTATGGTCCGCGGTTATCTCATATTTGCTTTGCTGATGATTTGATACTGTTTGCTGAGACTTTTCTTGCTCAAATCAAGGCTTATAAGGGGAGTTCTGGAGAGATTCTGTGTCGCCTCGGGTCAGAAG AGAGGGTTTCATCTAAATTATCGGGTTGGAAGGGACGCTCTTTGAGCTTTGATGGAAGGATCACACTGACTAAAACGGTGCTTTCATCAATCCCTGTGCATACAATGAGTATTATCAAGCTACCACAAGCTACACTTGCGAAGCTAGATAGCATGTGTAAGTCTTTCTTATGGGGGAGTACGGCGGATAAGAAGAAGCAGCATCTGCTTGCTTGGGACAGAGTGTGCTTACCTAAGGTGGGGGATGGCCTTGGTTTGAATCACGCAAAGGAGATGAATGTAGCTCTTTTGGCGAAAATAGGATGGAGATTGCTTCATGATAATACTAGTCTTTGGGCACGTGTGGTTCGGAGCAAATACAAAGTTGGAAACATTCATGATCGGAGCGGGATGGTGGCTAAAGGGAACTGGTCCTCTACTTGGCGCAGTATAGGGCTTGGTCTCAGAGAG CCTTTAGCGGAGGTGAGTATAAGGGCGTTGTCAGTGGAACAGCAGAGCCTCTCTGTTCGGGATTACTGGTCTGATGAAAGAGGTTGGGATTATACGAACCTGAGTCCTTTTCTTCCCGAGGAGGTTCAACTCAGTCTCCCATTGATGGTTGTGGACACTGTTACCGGAGCTAGGGACCGTTTAGCGTGGGGGGACACGACTGATG TCTCGGAGGTGGGAGTATGGTATACGACATTTGCCATTGCAGTTTGGTGGGGATGGAAGTGGAGATGTGGTAATGTTTTTGGTGATAATAGATTGTGCCGTGATCGAATTCGTTTCCTTAAAGACCTGTGGAAAGAGGTCTCTGCAGCCAATATGAGAAGGATGGCACAGCGTAATGTTGTGGAGAGGGTGGAGAGAAGGATTAGTTGGGTTGCTCCGACAGTGGGTTGGTTCAAGATAAACACTGATGGAGCGTCTCACGGCAACATTGGCCCTGCTACAACAGGAGGAGTGTTGCGAAATTTTGCAGGTGAATGGTGTGGAGGGTTTTCGCTTAACATTGGTTGA